The [Pseudomonas] carboxydohydrogena genome includes a window with the following:
- a CDS encoding cold-shock protein → MAKGTVKWFNPTKGYGFIQPAGGGKDVFVHISAVEKAGLTSLNEGQTIEFEEVANRGKTSAENLKV, encoded by the coding sequence ATGGCTAAAGGGACTGTGAAGTGGTTCAACCCGACCAAGGGCTACGGATTCATCCAGCCCGCGGGCGGCGGCAAGGATGTGTTCGTGCATATCTCGGCGGTTGAAAAGGCGGGCCTGACTTCGCTGAACGAAGGACAGACTATCGAGTTCGAGGAAGTCGCCAATCGCGGCAAGACGTCGGCGGAAAACCTGAAGGTTTAA
- a CDS encoding alpha/beta hydrolase — protein sequence MPDTTASQIVYRGMTRALLDDAYNNSKAVADSPQWLVKWVQRSAEARRRSDAVLDKAYGPRERQCFDYFPSGHAGAPLFVFIHGGYWVRNVISMFSFLAEGPNARGIDFAALGYTLAPQARLDEIVDEIRHGLTHLQDAIGPGYDPNRIYVGGWSAGGHLAAITAGHPAVRGTMPISGIFDLEPLSLNYLNDPLQLTPDEIRDLSPQHQLRASLPPMRIMSGGNELPELQRQSADYARAAQAAGLDAKLYVLPGHHHYSILDELAKADGILTQTLVELCRP from the coding sequence ATGCCAGACACAACCGCTTCGCAGATCGTCTATCGCGGCATGACGCGCGCCCTGCTCGACGACGCCTACAACAACAGCAAGGCGGTCGCCGACAGCCCGCAATGGCTCGTCAAATGGGTCCAGCGCAGCGCGGAGGCCCGCCGCCGCTCCGATGCCGTGCTCGACAAAGCCTATGGGCCGCGCGAGCGCCAGTGCTTCGACTACTTTCCCTCGGGCCATGCGGGCGCACCGCTGTTCGTCTTCATCCATGGCGGCTACTGGGTGCGCAACGTCATCTCGATGTTCTCGTTTCTCGCCGAAGGCCCGAACGCGCGCGGCATCGATTTTGCGGCTCTCGGCTACACGCTGGCGCCGCAGGCACGGCTCGATGAGATCGTCGATGAAATCCGCCACGGCCTGACGCATCTGCAAGACGCCATCGGTCCCGGCTACGACCCGAACAGGATTTACGTCGGGGGCTGGTCGGCGGGCGGCCACCTCGCCGCCATCACCGCCGGTCATCCGGCGGTGCGCGGCACCATGCCGATCAGCGGCATTTTCGACCTCGAACCGCTATCGCTGAATTACCTCAACGACCCGCTGCAATTGACACCGGACGAGATCCGCGACCTCAGCCCGCAGCACCAATTGCGCGCGAGCCTGCCGCCGATGCGCATCATGTCGGGTGGAAACGAACTGCCCGAATTGCAGCGGCAGTCCGCCGATTACGCGCGTGCCGCGCAGGCCGCGGGCCTTGACGCCAAACTCTACGTCCTGCCGGGCCACCATCATTATTCGATCCTCGACGAACTGGCGAAGGCGGACGGCATCCTGACGCAGACGCTTGTGGAGCTTTGCAGGCCGTAA
- a CDS encoding iron ABC transporter substrate-binding protein produces the protein MTNASRRRALGALAGFVAAVMLTTAAAARTVTDSAGRTVDIPDTITRVFAAGPPASVMLYVLAPQDMIGWVRAPRDAQKPYLLPATRDLPELGRVTGRGDTLNLERLLAARPEIIIDYGTINDTYRSLADRVQTQTGIPYLLIDGRFENTPASLRLLADILGVKERGEMLAKAAEAILARVDKTIAEIPAAKRPRIYLARGPEGLESGSKGSINTEIIERVGGVNVVEGLREKGGIVRVSPEQVISWAPDTIITLDRAFKDGIAQKQEWKPVPAVADGRVFLAPGLPYGFIDAPPSLNRFAGLIWLLHTLYPDKTDGNLRDEIRSFYTTFYQVEPSDGELTALLGGSGG, from the coding sequence ATGACAAACGCCAGCCGCCGCCGCGCTCTTGGTGCCCTCGCCGGTTTCGTCGCCGCCGTGATGCTCACTACGGCGGCCGCCGCGCGCACCGTCACCGATTCCGCGGGCCGCACCGTCGATATCCCGGATACGATCACGCGGGTGTTTGCCGCGGGGCCGCCCGCCTCCGTCATGCTTTATGTGCTCGCGCCGCAGGACATGATCGGCTGGGTCCGCGCCCCGCGCGATGCCCAAAAACCCTACCTCCTGCCCGCGACACGCGATCTGCCGGAACTCGGACGCGTCACCGGGCGCGGCGATACGCTCAATCTCGAACGCCTGCTCGCCGCCAGGCCCGAGATCATCATCGACTACGGCACCATCAACGACACCTATCGCTCGCTCGCCGACCGCGTGCAGACGCAGACCGGCATTCCGTATCTGCTGATCGACGGACGCTTCGAGAACACACCGGCTTCGCTGCGACTGTTGGCCGACATTCTCGGCGTGAAGGAGCGCGGGGAGATGCTGGCGAAGGCCGCCGAGGCTATTCTCGCGCGCGTCGACAAAACCATCGCGGAGATTCCGGCGGCGAAACGTCCGCGCATCTATCTCGCGCGCGGCCCCGAGGGACTCGAATCCGGTTCGAAAGGCTCGATCAACACCGAGATCATCGAACGCGTCGGCGGCGTCAACGTGGTGGAGGGCCTGCGCGAGAAAGGCGGCATCGTCCGCGTCTCGCCCGAACAGGTGATCTCATGGGCGCCCGACACCATCATCACGCTCGACCGCGCTTTCAAGGACGGCATCGCGCAGAAGCAAGAATGGAAGCCGGTGCCTGCGGTCGCGGACGGACGCGTCTTTCTCGCGCCCGGCCTGCCCTATGGTTTCATCGACGCGCCGCCCTCGCTCAACCGTTTCGCGGGCCTGATCTGGCTGCTGCACACGCTCTATCCGGACAAGACAGACGGAAATCTGCGCGACGAAATCCGCTCGTTCTACACGACATTCTATCAGGTCGAACCGAGCGACGGCGAATTGACCGCATTGCTCGGCGGCTCCGGAGGCTGA
- a CDS encoding YcjX family protein has protein sequence MAPGLSDILDDLRLSARSLLDYSESLLNPTIRLGVTGLSRAGKTVFITALVHGFLRGGRFPVFESLSSGRIARARLEPQPDDGIPRFAYEAHLSTLIEKRLWPQSTTDISELRLAIDYQRENGAMRTLTLDIVDYPGEWLLDLPLLHKSYEQWSAESLALSRQAPRAALARPWHDHLESLAPVAPENELAAQAAAKLFTEYLQACRHEQFAMSLLPPGRFLMPGALANSPALTFAPLDLPAGGTPPAGSLWAMMRRRYESYKDIVVRPFFRDHFARLDRQIVLVDALAAFNAGPEALRDLEGALEGILECFNTGRRTLLSMMFRPRIDRILFAATKADHLHHVSHDRLEAILRKMVERAASRAEFAGAATDVVALAAVRATREASVQHHGETLPSIIGTPMQGEVSGKETFDGETEVATFPGDLPLSPEALFSEGTFKGSGSAHPGEADYRFLRFRPPRLDAAQGEPALPHIRLDRALQFLIGDKLQ, from the coding sequence ATGGCACCAGGCCTGTCTGACATTCTCGACGATCTGCGGCTGTCGGCGCGCTCGCTGCTCGACTACAGCGAGAGCCTGCTCAACCCGACCATCCGCCTCGGCGTCACCGGCCTGTCGCGCGCGGGCAAGACGGTGTTCATCACCGCGCTCGTGCACGGCTTCCTGCGCGGCGGCCGCTTTCCGGTGTTCGAGTCGCTGTCCAGCGGGAGGATCGCGCGGGCGCGGCTGGAGCCGCAGCCGGACGACGGCATTCCACGCTTCGCCTATGAGGCGCACCTGTCCACGCTGATCGAAAAGCGGCTGTGGCCGCAATCGACCACCGACATCAGCGAATTGCGGCTCGCCATCGACTACCAGCGCGAGAACGGCGCGATGCGCACGCTGACACTCGATATCGTGGACTATCCCGGCGAATGGCTGCTCGACCTGCCGCTGCTGCACAAGAGCTATGAGCAATGGTCGGCGGAAAGTCTCGCGCTGTCGCGGCAGGCGCCCCGCGCCGCGCTCGCCAGACCGTGGCACGACCATCTCGAAAGCCTCGCTCCCGTCGCGCCGGAGAACGAATTAGCGGCGCAGGCGGCGGCGAAACTCTTTACCGAATATCTGCAAGCCTGCCGCCACGAGCAATTCGCGATGAGCCTGCTGCCGCCCGGCCGCTTCCTGATGCCGGGCGCGCTCGCGAACTCGCCCGCCCTCACCTTCGCGCCGCTCGATTTGCCGGCGGGCGGCACGCCTCCCGCAGGCTCGCTATGGGCGATGATGCGCAGGCGTTATGAGTCCTACAAGGACATCGTGGTGCGGCCGTTCTTCCGCGACCACTTCGCGCGGCTCGACCGCCAGATCGTGCTGGTCGATGCGCTCGCCGCGTTCAACGCCGGGCCGGAAGCCTTGCGTGACCTCGAAGGCGCGCTGGAGGGCATTCTCGAGTGTTTCAACACCGGACGGCGCACGCTTTTGAGCATGATGTTCCGCCCGCGCATCGACCGCATCCTGTTCGCCGCCACCAAGGCCGATCATCTGCATCACGTCAGCCACGACCGGCTGGAGGCGATCCTGCGCAAGATGGTGGAGCGCGCCGCCTCGCGCGCGGAATTCGCGGGCGCCGCCACCGACGTGGTGGCGCTCGCCGCCGTGCGCGCCACCCGCGAGGCCAGCGTGCAGCACCACGGCGAGACGCTGCCCTCCATCATCGGCACGCCAATGCAGGGCGAGGTCTCCGGCAAGGAGACATTCGACGGCGAAACCGAAGTCGCGACCTTCCCCGGCGATCTTCCATTGTCACCGGAAGCCCTGTTCAGCGAAGGTACGTTCAAAGGCTCGGGCTCCGCGCATCCCGGCGAGGCCGATTACCGCTTCCTGCGTTTCCGTCCGCCCCGGCTCGACGCCGCGCAGGGTGAACCCGCATTGCCCCACATCCGCCTCGACCGCGCGCTGCAATTCCTGATCGGAGACAAACTGCAATGA
- a CDS encoding N-acetylmuramoyl-L-alanine amidase, with protein sequence MADIAPDSRFASRFLASPNFDERDGSPVDIVVLHYTGMPEEEAALARLCDPEAKVSSHYVVRESGEIVQLVAEDKRAWHAGVSRWREWTDINARSIGIEIVNPGHDGGCPPFPDVQIEAVIALTRDIATRRHIPRDQVLAHSDIAPQRKQDPGEWFPWERLAAEGVGLWVEPVPPFDEAFEAKPRELDAFVEALATYGYGVELSDPCETKQAIVAAFQRHFRPIRVDGRVDRSSIDTMLRLLMARQAMAAES encoded by the coding sequence ATGGCGGACATCGCTCCCGACTCAAGATTCGCATCGCGGTTCCTTGCCTCGCCGAATTTCGACGAGCGCGACGGGAGTCCGGTGGATATCGTGGTGCTGCATTATACCGGGATGCCGGAGGAGGAAGCGGCACTGGCGCGGCTGTGCGATCCGGAGGCGAAAGTCTCCTCCCATTATGTGGTGCGCGAGAGCGGCGAGATCGTGCAGCTTGTCGCCGAAGACAAGCGCGCCTGGCACGCGGGCGTGTCGCGCTGGCGGGAGTGGACGGACATCAACGCGCGTTCGATCGGCATCGAGATCGTCAATCCCGGCCATGATGGCGGCTGCCCGCCGTTTCCGGACGTGCAGATCGAGGCGGTGATCGCGCTCACCCGCGATATCGCGACGCGCCGGCATATCCCGCGCGATCAGGTGCTGGCGCATTCGGACATCGCGCCGCAGCGCAAGCAGGACCCCGGCGAGTGGTTTCCGTGGGAACGGCTTGCGGCGGAGGGCGTCGGCCTGTGGGTCGAGCCGGTGCCGCCGTTCGACGAGGCGTTCGAGGCGAAGCCGCGCGAACTGGATGCCTTCGTCGAGGCGCTCGCGACTTACGGATACGGGGTGGAGCTCTCCGATCCGTGCGAGACCAAGCAGGCCATTGTCGCCGCCTTCCAGCGGCATTTCCGTCCCATACGGGTCGACGGGCGGGTGGATCGCTCCAGTATCGATACGATGCTGCGGCTCCTGATGGCGCGGCAGGCGATGGCGGCGGAATCGTAA
- a CDS encoding YcjF family protein: protein MSERSHPRKPASFRLDDPRVTLAEAGESGRAPHGGIRITPEPDAPALPAPIESIRPRRRRFPWGGLFWTTLGGLVVLGLGLGAANLIEDLFARSEALGVTGIALAVLCALAFVVIVAREALALARLDTIEQLHARADAVLASDDRKESDVIVRDLLKVAHDNPQLAHARAVMQSHTHDIIDGADMLRLAERTLMAPLDQEARRLISSAASRVSIVTAVSPGAVIDMLFVFVAALRLVRQLARLYGGRPGTLGMIKLMRHVIAHLAVTGGMAASDSLIQQVLGHGVAAKLSARLGEGILNGLLTARLGLAAVDVTRPLPFAALPRPALSDLVKDLMRRADPAARIEAQKNPDSPEPE from the coding sequence ATGAGCGAGCGCAGCCACCCGCGCAAACCCGCCTCGTTCAGGCTCGACGACCCCCGCGTCACCCTCGCAGAAGCGGGCGAGAGCGGACGCGCACCCCATGGCGGCATCCGCATCACGCCCGAGCCGGATGCGCCGGCGCTGCCCGCGCCGATCGAATCCATCCGCCCGCGCCGCCGCCGTTTTCCGTGGGGCGGATTGTTCTGGACCACACTCGGCGGGCTTGTCGTGCTCGGCCTCGGACTTGGTGCTGCCAATCTGATCGAGGATCTGTTCGCGCGCAGCGAGGCGCTGGGCGTCACCGGCATCGCGCTCGCGGTGCTGTGCGCACTCGCCTTCGTCGTGATCGTCGCGCGCGAAGCTCTGGCGCTGGCGCGGCTCGACACCATCGAGCAGTTGCATGCGCGCGCCGACGCGGTGCTCGCCTCCGACGACCGCAAGGAGAGCGACGTCATCGTCCGCGATCTCCTGAAAGTCGCGCACGACAATCCGCAGCTCGCCCACGCCCGCGCGGTGATGCAGAGCCACACCCACGACATCATCGACGGCGCCGACATGCTGCGGCTTGCGGAGCGCACATTGATGGCCCCGCTCGATCAGGAGGCGCGGCGGCTGATCTCGAGCGCGGCCTCGCGCGTCTCCATCGTCACTGCCGTCAGCCCGGGTGCTGTGATCGACATGCTGTTCGTGTTCGTCGCGGCGTTGCGGCTGGTGCGGCAACTGGCGCGGCTCTATGGCGGGCGCCCCGGCACGCTCGGCATGATCAAACTGATGCGACACGTCATCGCACATCTCGCCGTCACCGGCGGCATGGCGGCAAGCGACAGCCTGATCCAGCAGGTGCTGGGGCATGGCGTCGCGGCGAAACTCTCCGCACGGCTTGGCGAAGGCATTCTGAACGGCCTCCTGACCGCGCGGCTTGGCCTTGCCGCCGTGGATGTGACGCGGCCGCTGCCGTTTGCGGCGCTGCCCCGCCCTGCTTTGTCCGATCTGGTGAAGGACCTGATGCGCCGCGCCGATCCGGCCGCCCGGATCGAGGCGCAAAAAAATCCCGATTCCCCTGAACCGGAATGA
- a CDS encoding LLM class flavin-dependent oxidoreductase, which yields MGLDTFGDVTADASGHLLPHAQVIRDVIEEAVLADSLGIDFIGLGEHHRADFAISAPETVLAAIAGQTKRIRLGTAVTVLSSDDPIRVFQRFATLDAASNGRAEVILGRGSFTESFPLFGFPLDQYERLFQEKLDLFVEVLKQEPVNWEGSIRPPLVNQSIFPPIEHGRLKAWIGVGGTPESVVRAAYYQLPLMLAIIGGDPQRFAPYVDLYRRTHEQRKTPMQPVGIHSPGYVAATDEQARAEFWLPYKGMRDRIGKERGWPPMEKAEFEREIEHGSLYLGSPDTVARKIAATVKALGASRFDLKYSAGTLSHGKLMTCIELYGREVIPRVRELLA from the coding sequence ATGGGACTGGATACGTTCGGCGACGTGACCGCCGATGCGTCGGGACACTTGCTGCCCCACGCGCAGGTGATCCGCGACGTGATCGAGGAGGCGGTGCTGGCCGACAGTCTCGGCATCGATTTCATCGGCCTTGGCGAGCATCATCGTGCCGACTTCGCGATTTCCGCACCGGAAACGGTGCTGGCCGCCATTGCCGGGCAAACAAAGCGCATCCGTCTCGGCACCGCCGTCACGGTGCTGTCGTCGGACGATCCGATCCGCGTGTTCCAGCGGTTCGCGACGCTCGATGCCGCGTCGAACGGCCGCGCGGAGGTCATCCTCGGGCGCGGCTCGTTTACCGAATCCTTTCCGCTGTTCGGTTTCCCGCTCGACCAGTACGAGCGGCTGTTTCAGGAGAAGCTCGATCTGTTCGTCGAGGTTCTCAAGCAGGAGCCCGTCAACTGGGAAGGCTCGATCCGTCCGCCGCTGGTCAACCAGAGCATCTTTCCGCCCATCGAACATGGGCGGTTGAAGGCATGGATCGGCGTCGGCGGCACGCCCGAGTCGGTGGTGCGCGCGGCCTATTACCAGTTGCCGTTGATGCTCGCGATCATCGGCGGCGATCCGCAACGCTTCGCACCCTATGTCGATCTCTATCGCCGCACCCACGAGCAGCGCAAGACGCCGATGCAGCCGGTCGGCATTCATTCGCCGGGCTATGTCGCCGCGACGGACGAACAGGCGCGCGCGGAATTCTGGCTGCCCTATAAAGGCATGCGTGACCGCATCGGCAAGGAGCGCGGCTGGCCGCCGATGGAGAAGGCCGAGTTCGAGCGCGAGATCGAGCACGGATCGCTCTACCTCGGCTCGCCCGACACGGTGGCGCGCAAGATCGCGGCGACGGTGAAGGCGCTCGGCGCGTCGCGATTCGATCTGAAATACAGCGCGGGCACGCTGTCGCACGGCAAGCTGATGACATGCATCGAACTCTATGGCCGCGAGGTGATACCGCGCGTGCGCGAGCTTCTCGCCTGA
- a CDS encoding ABC transporter ATP-binding protein: MSLLDADGLAIGYGRTEIASGIDLAIEPGTVTCLLGPNGIGKTTLFKTLMGLIPSLAGGVHLDGEALAQLSRERIARHIAYVPQAHPSEFAYTVLDLVVMGRTAYLGTFGAPKQADYDAATAALETLGIGALAERDSTRISGGQRQLALIARALAQQSRIVVMDEPTASLDLANRILVLDTVRSLAASGLAVVLSTHEPEHAFLVADQVAILGRERFITGPAADVLTPGQLSSLYGVALEVETTPSGRHVVGPSTAPR, from the coding sequence ATGAGCCTGCTCGACGCGGACGGCCTCGCCATCGGTTATGGACGCACAGAAATTGCCAGCGGCATCGATCTTGCGATCGAACCCGGCACCGTCACCTGCCTGCTCGGACCGAACGGCATCGGCAAGACCACGCTGTTCAAGACGCTGATGGGCCTCATTCCATCTCTCGCAGGCGGCGTGCATCTCGACGGCGAGGCGCTTGCGCAACTCAGCCGCGAGCGCATCGCCCGCCACATCGCCTATGTGCCGCAGGCGCATCCAAGCGAATTCGCCTACACCGTCCTCGATCTGGTGGTGATGGGACGCACCGCCTATCTCGGCACCTTCGGCGCGCCGAAACAGGCCGATTATGATGCCGCGACCGCTGCACTGGAGACGCTCGGCATCGGCGCGCTGGCAGAGCGGGACTCGACGCGGATCTCCGGCGGACAGCGCCAGCTCGCGCTGATCGCCCGCGCTCTGGCGCAGCAATCGCGCATCGTGGTGATGGACGAACCGACCGCAAGCCTCGATCTCGCCAACCGCATTCTGGTGCTCGATACCGTGCGCAGCCTTGCGGCGAGCGGCCTTGCCGTGGTGCTGTCGACGCATGAACCCGAACATGCGTTCCTCGTCGCCGATCAGGTCGCGATCCTCGGCCGCGAACGCTTCATCACCGGTCCGGCCGCCGATGTGCTGACGCCCGGACAACTGTCGTCGCTCTATGGCGTCGCGCTCGAAGTCGAGACCACGCCGTCCGGCCGCCACGTCGTGGGGCCTTCAACAGCGCCGCGCTGA
- a CDS encoding ketopantoate reductase family protein, producing the protein MKIAVMGAGAVGCFYGGMLARGGHEVMLIGRPAHVEAIARCGGLRFESAIFDGVIPLKADTEPSAVAGADVVLFCVKSADTGEAGQQIAPHLKTDAVVISLQNGVDNAERLAAVLKQTVLPSVVYVAAGMGGPGHIQHHGRGDLIIGPSPRSDDIAKAFTEAAIPAVVSGEVLARLWDKLIINCAYNALSAIAQLPYGRLFEVEGTKEVMDSAILECIAVASELGIAVSPDIREKTFALVKVMPDQYASTAQDLARGRPTEIDFLNGHVVRKGAEFGIPTPANLTLQVAVKLRELERAGKAPR; encoded by the coding sequence ATGAAGATCGCGGTGATGGGAGCAGGAGCCGTTGGATGTTTTTACGGCGGCATGCTGGCGCGCGGCGGGCATGAGGTGATGCTGATCGGCCGTCCGGCGCATGTCGAGGCCATCGCCAGGTGCGGCGGCCTGCGGTTCGAGAGCGCGATCTTCGATGGCGTCATTCCGCTCAAGGCGGATACCGAACCCTCCGCCGTCGCCGGAGCGGATGTCGTGCTGTTCTGCGTCAAGTCCGCCGACACCGGGGAGGCGGGGCAACAGATCGCGCCGCATCTCAAGACCGATGCCGTCGTCATCAGCTTGCAGAATGGCGTCGACAATGCCGAACGCCTTGCGGCCGTTCTCAAACAGACTGTGCTGCCAAGCGTCGTCTATGTCGCGGCCGGAATGGGCGGGCCGGGTCACATCCAGCATCACGGGCGCGGCGATCTCATCATCGGCCCGTCGCCGCGCAGCGATGATATTGCGAAAGCCTTCACGGAGGCCGCGATCCCGGCCGTGGTGTCGGGCGAAGTGCTGGCGCGGCTGTGGGACAAGCTCATCATCAACTGCGCCTACAACGCGCTGTCGGCGATCGCGCAACTGCCCTATGGCCGCCTGTTCGAGGTGGAGGGTACGAAAGAGGTGATGGACAGCGCCATCCTCGAATGCATCGCGGTGGCGTCGGAGCTTGGCATCGCGGTCTCGCCCGATATCCGCGAGAAGACCTTCGCGCTGGTCAAGGTGATGCCGGATCAGTATGCCTCCACCGCGCAGGATCTGGCGCGCGGCAGGCCCACCGAGATCGATTTCCTCAACGGTCATGTCGTCCGCAAGGGAGCTGAATTCGGCATCCCCACGCCCGCCAACCTCACGCTTCAGGTGGCCGTGAAGCTGCGAGAGCTGGAACGCGCGGGAAAAGCACCTAGATAG
- the trhA gene encoding PAQR family membrane homeostasis protein TrhA: MTIFRLKDLTAFPPLPGRGAKHWCYDRAELIADSIVHVTGLSLGLIAATVLIVLAGIYASTLNLVTTAIYAVGLIAMLAFSAVYNLWPVSPVKWVLRRFDHSAIYVLIAATYTPFLAQMADRRLGFLLIGGVWSVALIGIALKVFYPGRFDKLAVVLYLALGWSGVMAYDSIAASLSSTTLWLIAIGGVLYSAGVIFHAWERLRFQNAIWHGFVLLAAACHYSAVLDTVLIAN; this comes from the coding sequence ATGACGATTTTCCGGTTGAAAGATCTGACGGCCTTCCCGCCGCTGCCCGGCCGGGGAGCCAAGCACTGGTGCTACGACCGGGCCGAACTGATCGCCGACAGCATCGTTCACGTCACCGGCCTGTCGCTCGGGCTGATCGCCGCGACCGTGCTGATCGTGCTTGCGGGGATTTATGCCTCGACGCTCAACCTCGTCACCACCGCGATCTATGCCGTGGGGCTCATCGCCATGCTGGCGTTCTCGGCCGTCTACAATCTGTGGCCGGTCTCGCCGGTGAAGTGGGTTTTGCGCCGCTTCGACCACTCCGCGATCTATGTGCTGATCGCCGCTACCTACACGCCGTTCCTCGCGCAGATGGCCGACCGCAGGCTTGGCTTCCTGCTGATCGGCGGGGTCTGGTCGGTTGCCCTGATCGGCATCGCGCTGAAGGTTTTCTATCCGGGCCGGTTCGATAAGCTCGCAGTCGTGCTTTATCTGGCGCTCGGCTGGAGCGGGGTGATGGCTTACGACTCCATCGCGGCTTCGCTTTCCAGCACGACGCTGTGGCTGATCGCCATCGGCGGCGTGCTGTATTCGGCCGGCGTGATCTTTCATGCCTGGGAGCGGCTGCGCTTCCAGAATGCGATCTGGCACGGCTTCGTGCTGCTCGCGGCCGCCTGCCACTACAGCGCGGTGCTCGACACGGTGCTGATCGCGAACTGA
- a CDS encoding FecCD family ABC transporter permease: protein MRTATILLALTALLIAAALLAAGIGPYRIPPLAVVEALWQRLSGGNVQGTIDTVLFNIRLPRIVAAGFVGAALAAAGAAYQSLFRNPLVSPDILGVSTGAGLGAVVGILLGFPVAMIQFLGFAGGLATVILVVTLARALRSSGDVLVLVLAGIVVGALAGAAISLVKVLADPYDQLPAITFWLLGSLSGVKAHDVAATVPVVLAGLVPLILLRWRIGVLSLGDDEARALGVEVGRLRAIVIAAATLVTASVVAISGVIGWVGLMVPHMARLLVGPRFDRLLPAAILLGAAFMIGVDTLARSGARIEIPLGVLTAVIGGPVFVWLLAHNRRRFLP, encoded by the coding sequence TTGCGCACGGCAACCATCCTTCTCGCGCTCACAGCGCTCCTGATCGCCGCCGCGTTACTGGCGGCAGGCATCGGGCCTTATCGCATTCCCCCGCTCGCGGTGGTCGAGGCGCTGTGGCAGCGGCTCAGCGGTGGCAACGTGCAGGGCACCATCGACACCGTGCTGTTCAACATCCGCCTGCCGCGCATCGTCGCGGCCGGCTTCGTCGGCGCGGCGCTGGCGGCGGCGGGCGCCGCCTATCAAAGCCTGTTCCGCAATCCGCTGGTATCGCCCGACATCCTCGGCGTCTCGACCGGCGCGGGCCTCGGCGCCGTGGTCGGCATCCTGCTCGGCTTCCCGGTGGCGATGATCCAGTTTCTCGGCTTCGCCGGGGGTCTCGCCACCGTCATCCTCGTGGTGACGCTGGCGCGCGCGCTGCGATCGAGCGGCGACGTGCTGGTGCTGGTGCTCGCGGGCATCGTGGTCGGCGCGCTCGCCGGTGCCGCGATCTCGCTGGTGAAAGTGCTGGCCGATCCCTACGACCAGTTGCCCGCGATCACCTTCTGGCTGCTCGGCAGCCTGTCCGGCGTCAAGGCGCATGACGTCGCCGCGACCGTGCCCGTGGTGCTCGCGGGTCTCGTGCCGCTGATCCTGCTGCGCTGGCGGATCGGCGTCCTCTCGCTCGGCGATGACGAAGCACGCGCGCTCGGCGTCGAGGTCGGGCGGCTGCGCGCCATCGTCATTGCAGCCGCCACCCTCGTCACAGCGAGCGTGGTCGCCATTTCCGGCGTGATCGGCTGGGTCGGGCTGATGGTGCCGCATATGGCGCGGCTGCTGGTCGGCCCGCGTTTCGACCGGCTGCTGCCCGCCGCGATCCTGCTTGGCGCCGCCTTCATGATCGGCGTCGATACGCTGGCCCGCTCCGGCGCGCGCATCGAGATTCCGCTCGGCGTACTCACCGCCGTGATCGGCGGCCCGGTGTTTGTCTGGCTCCTCGCGCACAACCGGCGGAGGTTCCTGCCATGA